In a genomic window of Amycolatopsis japonica:
- a CDS encoding long-chain-fatty-acid--CoA ligase, with the protein MSLSLAAVLADSAGRRPDHPALVFDGEPFSYRELWAGAKRYASALRGQGVAAGDRVVLLLPNTPEFPMVYFGALALGAVVVPVHTLLVAEEIHYILTDCDARVLICGAALLEQGGEAAGAAGVEVLTMLEDVDTGRVRLDVLAGAAAEIERYEPREPSDLALILYTSGTTGKPKGAMLTHLSIVLNVATTMLSPFDFHADDVLLGCLPLFHTFGQICGMATCFRAGATMVLMSRFDARAALELMVEQNCSLFMGVPTMYVALLEAAEDEPRRPKLDRAFSGGSSLPVALLERFEAVFDCPIYEGYGLTETSPVVAYNQRAWPTRAGTVGKPIWGVDVAIARAETEDRIELVPPGEVGEIVVRGHNVMAGYLNRPEATAAAIVDGWFRSGDLGFLDDDGYLSIVDRKKDMILRGGYNVYPREIEEVLARHPAIAQVAVVGVPDDRYGEEICAVVVAASDREPGPELAAELVAWSKKRVAAYKYPRRVEFLDAMPLGPSGKILKRELADRLGR; encoded by the coding sequence GTGTCCTTGTCCCTCGCGGCCGTCCTCGCCGATTCGGCGGGCAGGCGGCCGGATCACCCCGCGCTCGTGTTCGACGGGGAACCGTTCTCCTACCGGGAACTCTGGGCCGGGGCGAAGAGGTACGCCTCCGCGCTCCGGGGCCAGGGGGTCGCCGCCGGCGACCGGGTCGTGCTGCTCCTGCCGAACACGCCGGAGTTCCCGATGGTCTACTTCGGTGCACTGGCGCTCGGTGCGGTCGTCGTGCCGGTGCACACGTTGCTCGTCGCGGAGGAGATCCACTACATCCTCACCGACTGCGACGCCCGGGTGCTGATCTGCGGAGCCGCCCTGCTGGAGCAGGGAGGCGAGGCCGCCGGCGCGGCCGGTGTCGAAGTCCTGACGATGCTGGAGGACGTCGACACCGGCCGCGTCCGCCTCGACGTCCTCGCCGGGGCCGCGGCCGAGATCGAGCGGTACGAACCGCGCGAACCCTCGGACCTCGCGCTGATCCTCTACACCTCGGGGACGACCGGCAAACCCAAGGGCGCGATGCTGACCCACCTGAGCATCGTGCTGAACGTGGCCACCACGATGCTGTCGCCGTTCGACTTCCACGCCGACGACGTGCTGCTCGGCTGTCTGCCGTTGTTCCACACCTTCGGCCAGATCTGCGGGATGGCGACCTGTTTCCGTGCCGGCGCGACGATGGTGCTGATGTCGCGGTTCGACGCGCGTGCCGCGCTGGAACTGATGGTGGAACAGAACTGCTCGCTGTTCATGGGCGTGCCGACGATGTACGTCGCGTTGCTGGAGGCAGCCGAGGACGAGCCGCGGCGGCCCAAACTCGACCGGGCCTTCTCCGGCGGTTCGTCGCTGCCCGTCGCGCTGCTGGAGCGGTTCGAGGCCGTGTTCGACTGCCCGATCTACGAGGGGTACGGCCTCACCGAGACCTCTCCCGTGGTGGCCTACAACCAGCGCGCGTGGCCGACCCGCGCGGGCACCGTCGGCAAACCGATCTGGGGCGTGGACGTGGCCATCGCGCGTGCCGAGACCGAAGACCGGATCGAACTCGTGCCGCCGGGCGAGGTCGGCGAGATCGTCGTCCGGGGGCACAACGTGATGGCGGGCTACCTGAACCGCCCCGAGGCGACGGCCGCCGCGATCGTGGACGGCTGGTTCCGCAGCGGCGACCTCGGTTTCCTCGACGACGACGGCTATCTGTCCATTGTGGATCGCAAGAAGGACATGATCCTTCGCGGCGGCTACAACGTGTATCCGCGTGAGATCGAGGAAGTCCTGGCCAGGCATCCCGCGATCGCCCAGGTCGCGGTCGTCGGCGTGCCGGACGACCGGTACGGCGAGGAGATCTGCGCCGTCGTCGTGGCCGCTTCCGATCGGGAACCCGGGCCGGAACTGGCGGCGGAGCTTGTGGCGTGGAGCAAGAAGCGCGTCGCGGCCTACAAGTATCCGCGCCGGGTGGAGTTCCTGGACGCGATGCCGCTCGGGCCCAGCGGCAAGATCCTCAAGCGGGAGCTGGCGGACCGGCTCGGGCGCTGA